In the genome of Vespa crabro chromosome 1, iyVesCrab1.2, whole genome shotgun sequence, the window tagaaatatatacatgtatcttGAAAGTAAAAATTAGATTTTGATGATATTCAAATACCaagtgataatattttttgctaCTTGCACTATAATATAAGAAGTCATAATTAGTTtaagtatttattaaatcacAGTTTAACACAAGGGAGTgatcaattttatatcttttataggTACAAAATGTCGACTGGACCATacaattattcatatatttttaagtaCATTATCATAGGTGATATGGGAGTAGGGAAATCGTGCTTACTTCATCAGTTtacagaaaagaaatgtaagcGATTCCAATTGAAAcacttgtaaataatatttttacttagtCATTGACtcaatattttgaattttatgtTGTTCTTTTAGTTATGGCAGATTGTCCACATACTATTGGTGTAGAATTTGGTACTAGAATTATTGAAGTAGCAggtcaaaaaataaaattacaaatatggGATACTGCAGGACAGGAACGATTTAGGGCTGTTACTAggtatttaaaaatcattacagttattcttctatttcagtatttatgaataaaacTAAACATATTGTTTGTTTATGTAGATCATATTATCGTGGTGCTGCAGGCGCATTAATGGTTTATGACATTACACGTCGTTCTACATATAATCATCTGAGCAGCTGGCTTACAGACACGAGGAATTTGACCAATCCAAGCACTGTATGCAAAATATGATATTGTACATAATGGTATTTATATCTGTAAAGTGTAACTCTATTGGCGTCCATTTGTTAGacattcttttgtttttacaatattaagaaagaagaacaaataaaacatCAGATTTTATTTAAGGTCATATTTCTGATTGGAAACAAGAGTGATCTAGAAGATCAACGTGATGTAACTTATGAAGAAGCCAAACAATTTGCTGATGAGAATGGTCTTATGTTTGTTGAAGCTAGTGCAAAAACGTAAGCttgcttaatatatatatatatattatacttctgaaaatctttatatgttaaattgttttattcttcaacttatatttctttatcattttaaaacaGTGGGCATAATGTTGAAGAAGCTTTCTTGGAGACagcaaagaaaatatttcaaagtataCAAGATGGACGGTAAGATGTTCTTTTATGAAGCAGAATAtatgattaaaagaaaataataaattaatagaaatatattgagAGTACATTTTACATCAACTTTAAACAAAACATTGTCTTTCTAGATTGGATCTTAATGCTGCTGAATCGGGTGTCCAACACAATCCTAGTCAACCTGGTCGCACTAGTCTTCAAGGAGTGTCAAATGAACAACAAGGAGGAAAAGATTCCTGCTCTTGTTAggttattatttgtttgtatatataagtgGATTAAttcatcaatattattaatgcatATATGATTTATACTAAGTGTAGCAAGCAGATCATCTCTTATCTAATATCCTCCCTTGATCTTTATAAGTGAAATCTActtaataacaaaagaaaaaaaaagaaaaaatattcaggatattctttttcagataataataatttcaagttaTATTGTCTGGATTTCTGACACagtttagatatatatgttataaaagttatttcaCTGATATCAGTTTTATGGCTGGCATTCCAAATGGTGTATTAACAATGTGGTTTTTACATGGTTATGgcaacttatatatattttgcatattatatatattctgttgTGTAATTGGATAGGTATAGAATCGTATGGTATAACGAGTTATTCAAACCATGAAGCCCTTTATAATTTAAAGCGCAGCGAAAGTTCTATGGATATTTGATAGTAGCTTGTTGGTGTGTATAGTATAAGTTATATTACATTCTTTACAAATTATATGATAGGCCTATACATATTTCTCATATGTACATACTACATGGAAGTTGATGCTAAATTTTAAGCTCTATAAGAGTATTAATAGGCCAATATGGTTTTACAGTAGAGACATATCAAGAATAAACTTTCGCAGCGTCTTTGTTTCGCtt includes:
- the LOC124423230 gene encoding ras-related protein Rab-14, with protein sequence MSTGPYNYSYIFKYIIIGDMGVGKSCLLHQFTEKKFMADCPHTIGVEFGTRIIEVAGQKIKLQIWDTAGQERFRAVTRSYYRGAAGALMVYDITRRSTYNHLSSWLTDTRNLTNPSTVIFLIGNKSDLEDQRDVTYEEAKQFADENGLMFVEASAKTGHNVEEAFLETAKKIFQSIQDGRLDLNAAESGVQHNPSQPGRTSLQGVSNEQQGGKDSCSC